CCGTCGTGAGGTTCATCGTCAGCGGTTTCACCGCCTCGATATTCGCCAGCAGCGCCGTGTAGTCCTCGACCACCTTCGCCCGGCGCGCGTCGCCCTCGGCGCCCGGCGTGGCGACGCCGTAGGCGACGAAGGGTGGCAGCACGTCGAAGCCGACGAAACGCAGCGTGCCCCACAGCAGCGGCCACAGCATCATGTTCATGTCGCCGTTGCGGCTGCCGTCGACGAAGCTGCTCCGGGGCGCGCCGGTGGTCATGGCGATCATCGCCTTCTTGCCGGCGAAGGCGCCCTTCTCGTACCAGCGCGCGCCGCCATAGGCGTAGCGGTAGGCGAACACCCGGTCGATCCAGCCCTTCAGTACGGCGGGCACCGAGAACCAGTAGATCGGGAACTGCCAGACCATCAGGTCGCAGGCGTCGAGTTTGTCCATCTCGGCCTTGACCTGCGGAGCGAAGGTGCCCGAGCGGAAGGCGTGGCTCTGCTCCCTTCGGCGCGTCGAAACGCGCCGGCTCGGCCGCCTCGAGGAAGTCGTGCCTGTCGAGCGTGGCGGCGAATCCTGCGCGGTAGAGGTCGGAGACGACGACGGTATGCCCGGCCGCCTCCAACGCGCGCACGGCGGCGTCGCGCATGGTGGCGTTGAAGCTGCCGGCCGGCTCGGGATGGGCGTAGACGATCAGGATGTTCATTCGGGCTCCGGGGTCGCGGACATCGTGGTGGCGCGATTGTGCCCTGCGCGGCGCGCCGCTTCCACGCCGCCGTCCGCGCCGCTAGGATCGCGCCCGACCGGGAAGCAGGAGACCGTCGGGCATGAGCACCGCCACCGCCGCCGATTGGCGCGACCAGATATTCGAGACGCTGGAGGCGCACGAGATCAAGCAGGTCTACTACGTGCCCGACGCCGGGCACTCCAAGCTGATCGAGAAGTGCCAGACCTCCAACGCCATGCGCGCCATCGTCATGACGACCGAGGAGGAGGCGATGGGCGGCGCGCTCGGCGCCTGGCTCGGCGGCGAGAAGAGCGTGGCGTTGATGCAGTCCTCCGGCGTGGGCAACTGCATCAACATGCTCGGGCTGAGCAAGACGCTGCGCTATCCCATGCTGATGATCGTCACGATGCGCGGCGACTACGGCGAGTTCAATCCGTGGCAGTACTCGATGGGCCAGGCGACGCCCAAGGTGCTGGAGGCCGTGGGCTGCATCGTGATGTCGGTCGACAGGGCCGAGGACGTCGCCGCCACCGTCAACGCCGCCGCCAACATGGCCTTCGAGGGCCAGCAGGCGGTGGCCGTCCTGCTGCGCCAGAAGCTGATCGGCGCCAAGAGCTTCGGGAAGAAATGACGATGGCCGACGCGACGATCCACCGCCGCCCGCTCGTGGCCGCGCTGATGAAGGACGCGACCGCCGACCTGCTGGTGATCGGCGGCCTGGGCCAATGCGCCTGGGACATCACGGCGGCGGGCGACCGCGCCACCAACCTGCCGCTGTGGGGCGGCATGGGCGGCACCGTCATGATGGGGCTGGGCCTCGCCCTGGCGCAGCCCAAGAAGCGCGTGCTGGTGATCACCGGCGACGGCGACATGCTGATGGGACTGGGTTCTCTGGCCACCGTGGCGACGCAGCAGCCGCCCAACCTCGCCATCGTCGTGCTCGACAACGGCAAGTTCGGCGAGACCGGCAACCAGGCGACCCATACCGCGTCGCCGACGCTGGGCGCGCTGGACCGGGGCGCCGGCACGGACCTCACGGCGATCGCGCGGGGCTGCGGCATCGCCGATTGCGCGACCGTGACCGATGAAGGCGCGATCCCGCAGCTCGTGAAGGACGCGCGCACCAAGCCCGGCCCGGTCTACCGCACCGTCAAGATCATGGTCGAGACGCTGCCGTTGATCATGCCGGCCAAGGACGGCGCCTACCTCAAGGACCGTTTCCGTCTGGCCGTGGTCGGCGCCACCGGCTGACGGACGGGAGGAGACCGCGATGGCCGCCGGCAAGCCGCATCGACGCGAGGTCGCGGCCGCCCTGCTCAAGGACGCGACCGACGACCTGCTGGTCGTCGCGGGTCTCGGCGGTTCGGCCGGAGATGTGACCGCGGTCGAGGACCGGGCGCTCAACCTGCCACTGCTCGGCGGCATGGGCGGCGCCGTGATGACCGGCCTCGGGCTGGCATTGGCGCAGCCGCGCAAGCGCGTGCTGGTCGTCACCGGCGACGGCGATCTGCTGATGGGCCTCGGATCGCTGGCGACGGTGGCGGCGCAACGCCCCGCCAACCTCGCCATCGTCGTCATGGACAACGAGAAATTCGCCGAGACCGGCAACCAGGCGACGCACACCGCGCCGCCGCATCTGGGTCCGACCGAGCGTGGCGCCGGCGCGGACCTCACCGCCATCGCCCTGGGCGCGGGCATCGCCGACAGCGCGACGATCGACGATCCCGGTCAGATCGCCCAGCTCGTGCGTGACGCGCTCGCCAAGGCGGGCCCGGTGTTCCGCAACGTCAAGGTGCTGGCGGAGCCGCTGCCGCTGGTCCTGCCGCCGATGGAAGGCTCGGTCCTGAAGGACCGCTTCCGACGGGCGCTGCTCGGGCGCCCGTAGACGGGTTCAACCGCCGTCGGCGTCGACCGCGGCGTTGGCCGGCTCGGCGGGCGCGGCGGCGGGGCCGCCCTTGGCGACCACCACCATCGCCGCGCGCAGCAGCCGATCGTTCAGCGTGTAGCCGTCCATGAACACCTGCGCGACGCTGTTGTTGGGCAGCGTCGCGTCGGGGATCTCGCTGACGGCCTGGTGCAGATGGGGATCGAACGCCGCGCCCTGCGCCTCGATGCGCTTCACGCCGTGGCGCGCCAGGATGTTGCCGAGCTCGCGTCCGGTCGCCTCGACGCCGGCGACGACGCCCTTCAGCTTGTCGTCGAGACCCGCGCCGCCCGGCGGCAGCGCCGCCAGCGCGCGCGATAGGTTGTCGGCGACCGAGAGCAGGTCGCGGGCGAATTTCTCGACCGCGAATTTGTGCGCCGCCTCGACGTCGAGCGCGGCGCGTCGGCGGGCGTTCTGCGTCTCCGCCGCGGCGCGGATCCAGTTGTCCTTGGCCTCGGCCAGCTCGGTCTCGAGCGCCGCGATCCTGGCGTCGGCCGCCTCCTTGATCACGCGCGCGGGGTCGAGCGGACGGGGCGCCTCGGGGATGTCGAGCCCCGGATCGGCGCCGGTCGCGCGCGTGGGCTCGTCGGTGAACGGATT
The genomic region above belongs to Rhodospirillales bacterium and contains:
- a CDS encoding NAD(P)H-dependent oxidoreductase, coding for MDKLDACDLMVWQFPIYWFSVPAVLKGWIDRVFAYRYAYGGARWYEKGAFAGKKAMIAMTTGAPRSSFVDGSRNGDMNMMLWPLLWGTLRFVGFDVLPPFVAYGVATPGAEGDARRAKVVEDYTALLANIEAVKPLTMNLTTDFAADGSLIPGHVSRHPGPPDVS
- a CDS encoding phosphonopyruvate decarboxylase — its product is MSTATAADWRDQIFETLEAHEIKQVYYVPDAGHSKLIEKCQTSNAMRAIVMTTEEEAMGGALGAWLGGEKSVALMQSSGVGNCINMLGLSKTLRYPMLMIVTMRGDYGEFNPWQYSMGQATPKVLEAVGCIVMSVDRAEDVAATVNAAANMAFEGQQAVAVLLRQKLIGAKSFGKK
- a CDS encoding aldehyde dehydrogenase, whose amino-acid sequence is MTMADATIHRRPLVAALMKDATADLLVIGGLGQCAWDITAAGDRATNLPLWGGMGGTVMMGLGLALAQPKKRVLVITGDGDMLMGLGSLATVATQQPPNLAIVVLDNGKFGETGNQATHTASPTLGALDRGAGTDLTAIARGCGIADCATVTDEGAIPQLVKDARTKPGPVYRTVKIMVETLPLIMPAKDGAYLKDRFRLAVVGATG
- a CDS encoding aldehyde dehydrogenase, with translation MAAGKPHRREVAAALLKDATDDLLVVAGLGGSAGDVTAVEDRALNLPLLGGMGGAVMTGLGLALAQPRKRVLVVTGDGDLLMGLGSLATVAAQRPANLAIVVMDNEKFAETGNQATHTAPPHLGPTERGAGADLTAIALGAGIADSATIDDPGQIAQLVRDALAKAGPVFRNVKVLAEPLPLVLPPMEGSVLKDRFRRALLGRP
- the grpE gene encoding nucleotide exchange factor GrpE, whose amino-acid sequence is MSAESVQNPFTDEPTRATGADPGLDIPEAPRPLDPARVIKEAADARIAALETELAEAKDNWIRAAAETQNARRRAALDVEAAHKFAVEKFARDLLSVADNLSRALAALPPGGAGLDDKLKGVVAGVEATGRELGNILARHGVKRIEAQGAAFDPHLHQAVSEIPDATLPNNSVAQVFMDGYTLNDRLLRAAMVVVAKGGPAAAPAEPANAAVDADGG